From Watersipora subatra chromosome 2, tzWatSuba1.1, whole genome shotgun sequence, one genomic window encodes:
- the LOC137388411 gene encoding transcription intermediary factor 1-beta-like translates to MASDSVVCGFCLEKDEQLVDPRSLPCHHAHCYPCLVGDFEANRIVKCGTCKAVFDVTLARLPSTENRNNDIQVCDTCVDNKTEELAVSYCTSCSRKMCTKHLESHGQFYPLHRDVLDIMEYQNTAKILKEHSCATHKDRPIILGCSTCFQVLCVTCIDGTRECTDDSVHTIVNLEKLVNLLKDKRDEVKAEAWVRDGELSSLLKRSIKILSDYEKKTKELVDQLHNSRDKQLSELRRKYDELESELVDNRRTSKEQLVEFIERDIGVRMTEMNTLLLLLDAKFKESHHVDVINSFTVTYNQIRRFIAEDLPSLTLTNQKTLSAQAKVQELELQVVDDATISTNLLTPLTSLNLKKLVPVPSTYYTVTHIYPYKVLVTDLNGKLITSWDHSDSTILVNKLVVTADKVVVPKRSKKCLTVYSLDGQIIKHIPCPQDGEWGTIAMCAPDQKSVVVTSHETSAVFRVNIETGETVWTCTEVNKPGGVACYKGEYILVTPKQSKQTEIHILQSDTECQAGTCVGSSAHRE, encoded by the exons ATGGCTTCAGATTCTGTAGTTTGTGGATTTTGCTTAGAGAAGGATGAACAGCTAGTTGATCCAAGGTCACTCCCATGTCATCATGCCCACTGCTATCCTTGTCTTGTTGGAGACTTTGAGGCTAACAGGATTGTCAAATGTGGTACTTGCAA AGCTGTGTTTGATGTAACGTTAGCAAGACTTCCATCAactgaaaatagaaataacGACATACAAGTTTGTGATACTTGTGTAGACAATAAGACAGAAGAGCTAGCGGTGAGCTACTGTACCAGCTGTAGTAGGAAGATGTGTACTAAACACTTGGAG TCCCATGGTCAGTTCTACCCTCTACACAGGGATGTCCTTGACATTATGGAATATCAGAACACGGCCAAAATACTAAAAGAACACAGCTGCGCTACACATAAGGACAGGCCAATCATACTAGGATGTTCAACTTGCTTTCAAGTACTTTGTGTGACATGTATAGATGGTACACGAGAATGTACTGATG ATTCTGTACATACCATTGTCAATCTTGAGAAGTTGGTGAATTTGCTGAAGGATAAAAGAGATGAAGTAAAAGCTGAGGCTTGGGTTAGAGATGGGGAGTTATCCAGCCTTCTCAAGCGCAGTATCAAAATACTCTCAGACTATGAAAAGAAGACCAAAGAACTTGTTGATCAGTTACACAACTCAAGAGATAAACAG TTATCAGAGCTACGTAGGAAGTATGATGAACTAGAGAGTGAGCTGGTAGACAACAGGAGGACCTCAAAGGAACAGTTAGTAGAATTCATAGAGAGAGATATAGGAGTTAGGATGACAGAGATGAACACTCTACTTCTGCTACTAGATGCTAAATTCAAAGAGTCACATCAT GTTGATGTAATAAACAGCTTCACAGTGACATATAATCAGATCAGGAGATTTATTGCTGAAGATCTACCTTCCTTGACATTAACCAATCAGAAGACACTCTCCGCTCAGG CTAAAGTGCAGGAACTAGAGTTACAGGTAGTTGATGATGCCACAATATCTACCAACCTTCTCACTCCTCTAACGTCTCTCAACCTCAAGAAATTAGTACCTGTGCCATCAACATACTACACGGTGACTCATA TTTATCCATATAAAGTTCTAGTAACTGATCTGAATGGTAAACTAATCACTAGCTGGGATCACTCTGATTCAACTATTCTTGTCAACAAGCTGGTTGTAACAGCAGATAAAGTAGTAGTCCCTAAAAGGTCTAAGAAATGTCTGACAGTCTATTCACTAGATGGACAGATTATTAAACACATTCCTTGTCCACAAGATGGGGAATGGGGAACAATTGCTATGTGTGCTCCTGACCAGAAATCTGTTGTTGTAACTTCCCATGAAACATCAGCAGTGTTTAGAGTGAAtatagagacaggagagacagtgtggacttgtaCAGAGGTGAATAAGCCTGGTGGAGTGGCCTGTTATAAAGGAGAGTACATACTTGTGACACCTAAGCAATCAAAGCAGACAGAGATACACATACTACAGTCTGATACTG